The DNA sequence ACCAGGCCCAGCTCGTCGGCCCGGCTTCGGTTCCGGCCCGCCACTGCTCCAGTGCCCGCTCCAGCCGGCCGCGTCGTTCGGCGCGGTCGAGCAGGCCGACCGAGCTCAAGCGGAGCGTCTCGGCGAGGTACCAGCGGGTGAGCGGGCGGTCCGCGGCGCCGAGCGACAACCGGAGGAGCCGTTCGGCGTCGATGAGCTGTTCTGCCTGGTACGCCTTTTCCCCGGCGTCGAAGTAGGCGTCGGCCACTGCTTCGACATCACGCGGGGGGAGCAGTTCGGCCTTGAGCTCGCGGAGACTCACCGCGGCCGCCGGATCGTGGTCGACCTTCCCTTCGTCGATGACCCGGGAAACATCGGTGAGTGCCTGCTGCTGCCTGCCGAGCCGCTTTTCGACGCGGATGAGGGCGTGGAAGACCGCGGGATCGTCGGAATCGCACGCGCGGACCGCGCTGAGCACGCCGTCGACGGAGCCGACGTCGGCTGAGCGGTCGGCGGCCTGGAGCGCGCCTTCGCAGTTTCCTTCCAGGATGGCGGCTTCGAGTTCGAGGGCGCACAGAATGTTTTCGGCGACCGGTTCGACCCGGTGGCGCAGGGCGGGGACGATCCGGTCGAGCAGAGCTTTGCGGGCCGGGCCCGCTCCTTCGGCGAGCAGCAATGCGTGCAGCCAGCTCGCGACGGCTTCGAGTGCTTCGGGGGTGTCCTCCACCGCCTCCAGCACCTGGGTGGCGGCGGCAGCGGGTTTCCCCAGGTGCTCGGCGCACTCGGCGTTCATCAGGAGGAGAACCGCACGGGGCGGGTGCGCACCCCGCTCGGCCAGTGCGGTGGTGATGGCGTCGTGTGCCGCTTCGTACCGCCTCTCCGCGAGGAGTGCCATCGCGTAATCCGCTGCTGCACGGCGGATCGCCGGCGGAGTGGTCAGCGTGTCCCGGAAGACGTCGGCACCTCGCCAAGCCTGCCATTCCACTCGGGTGGTCATGACGCCCTCTCGAATCCGTCGCCGGGCGGTTGCGGAGTCCGTGGAAGCGCACGGGGCTGGCCGGCTGGTTCGTCCGGCTGGTAGCGGGGAACCTCGAACGCATGGGTGCACACCGGGCATCTCCCGGACTGCGGCTTCTGGAGGTCTTCCCGGCAGCTGCAGCCGGCCGCCGCGTCCTGCCACGAACACGGGCACACGAGGGGAATCGAGCACTCGGCGCAGAGCTTGTAGATGGCCCGGGTCTCCGCCGAGCAGCGGGGACACGTTCCCTGCGGTGGCCGCGTTTCGCGCTCGGGACGTGGGCTCCGGTGCCGTGCCTTGACGATCTCGATGTCGCGCTGCAGGTAGATGACCGGTGTGCCGAAGTCTCGGTGGTCCCAGGCGTACTGCTCGCGCACCGCGAGTTGCTTGCGTCCCTCGAACACCGCCTGGCCGATGGTCTGGTTGTCGATGAGGGCCTTGTAGAAGGCCGCGGCGAAGATGTCCGCCTCGGTCGCGCCGATGTCGTACTGCATCGCGATGACGGCGGGGACACCGGACCGGACGATCTCGACCGCGGTGCAGTAGAGCGTCTCGGTGTCGGTTCCGCCGCCGTGGCAGGAGTGCAGGAAAATCAGGCTCGGTGGGGTGGAACCGAACAGTTCACGCAGTTTGCTCGTGTCGACGAGCTCGGTCCGGTCGATGGGCTCGGTCGGCAGGCGCCGGGAGCGGTCGATCTCCACCCGGGCTTCGTCGGCCGCGATCCGGTCCGATTCGCGGGGCAGCACGATCTTGCCCGGTTCGCCGTGCGCGACGAGGTGCACGATGTCGGGATTCAGATCGCTGATCTCCTTCTTCAGCTGGCTGAACGTCGGCTGGTGCAGGGGACGGGCGGTGAGCGCGGTCTCGTCGTGGAACAGAGCCTGGAGCTCTTTGGTGGTGCCTTCGTTGGTTCCGTCCGGAGTGCACAGCGCGAAGAGTATGGACAGGTTGTCGCGCGGGTTGTCGGGGAATTCGCGCTGGTCCGACAGAACCCGGGTGAGCACCAGCGAATGCGATTCGCCGGTGAGGAAGGTGCCGCTGCCGTCTTGGTGCGTGAGGTAGAGGAATTCCCAGGGAAGGTTGGTCAGGTCCTCCGCGAGGGGGTGGAAGGTGATGACCAGCCGGAGCGCGTTCGCCCGGCCTTCCTTGACTCGACTCCGGAACTTTTCGAACGTCTGGCGGAAGGCCAGGTCGACCTCGCCGCGGAAGACGCGGTCGTAGAGATGCCGCCCCAGGATCTTGAGCCCCTCGCCCGAAACCGCGTCGGCGCGATCTCGCAGGAGCTGACTGAGCCACGTGGTGGTCGCGGTGTGAAGCCCATCCCCGTCGGTCTGGCAGGTGTAGGTCCGCTCGTGGGTTTCGCTGGTGAACCGGACGTTCGTGTCGTCCACCAGATCCAGGGTGCACTCGATGAACCCGGTTCTGCTCATGACGCGCTCCGGATGTGCAGGGCGCGGGCCAGTAGAGGATCGGCTTCTCGCCGCGTGCTGTCCCACCGTTCGATGCCCTGGGCACGCTCGCGGATCGTGGTGGCCCGCTGTGCCCACCTGGCGTAGACGTCGTCCACGGCGTCGGGCGGAACGTCCGGACTGGTCGCGATTTCTTCGTAGAGCGCCGCGAGGTAGTTTCGCGTGACCGAGCGGGCGTCTTCGTTGGGGATTCCCGCCCACCGCACGATCCGGTTCCACAGCGGCGTGAACCACGGCAGCGACTTCAAGTCGACCAAGGGTTCCGCGTCGACGCTGAAGACGATGTAGTCGGTCTTCGCGGGCGGCTTCGCCGATGCCGCGGTGTCACCTTTCTTCAGCATCCCGCCGTCGAGCCACAGCCGGTCGGCGAGTTCGGAGTCCGGCAGCACCGCGAACGACGCGGAAGGCAGCTGGTCGCCGTGGAGCTCGATTCGTTCGCCGAGCACGGGCTGCACCTGCTTGTGGCCCAGAGCGGCTTCGACGGCGTCGAGGACACCGTTCGCGATGCCGAGCCCGGTGGACATCGGACCGCCGACGCCGACCGCGGAGCAGATCTTCTGCACGGCATCGAGCGCGGCACGCACGTAGTCGTCGCGCAAGAGCCGGTACAGGATCACCGTGACGGCGATCCGCCCGGTGTAGGGGAAGGGGCCGGCGACGAGCGTGTCCGTGTACCGCATGGTGCGCGGGGTGCCGTGTTCGGCGTTCACCATCGAAGAGCCGACGACGAACGGGACTCGGCAGGCGGCCCCGTCGAAAACGAACTCGGTGACGGCGAGAACGATCGGATCGTAGGTCTTGCCGAGTACCTGATCGGAAGCCAGCCGCATGTCGTTCACCGTGACGCGAACGCGGTGGCGATCTTTCACCGCCGGCCCGCCATCCCCGTTTTCCGGCCCGGCGCCCAGTACGTGGCCGTCCGGGATCCGGAGCCGGTGGCAGACCGGGAGCTGTGAACGGCCGAAGTTCTGGATGGCGTCGTGAATTCCTCCCGGCATCCTGTCTCCCTGAACTCGGCTTGCTGCGATGAGCGTGAGTCGTCGCCGGCAGCCACCGGGTTACACATTGATGTGGCAAAAGTGGGAAATCACTCGGGTGGCGTACGTTGTTTCGAGGAAGAACGGTGGCCGATGATCGCCTCGTCTTCGAGACGTTTCTTCGCGGGTTTCCGGGACGATCGGCTCGGGTCAGTTCTTCGCCGTGCCGGGTGCGTTCCGGTACGTCAGGATTCCGTCGACGCCGCGCAGGAAGGTTTCGCAGATCGGGGCCGGGTCGGTCAGGCAGCCCGCGGCCATGGCGCCGTCGCGGAGGAGGACGAAGTGGCGGGCCGCCGGTTCGGGGGCGGATTCGCCGGTGGCCGCCAGCAGTTCGGTGATGGTCTCCAGGAACCAGTGGCGGTGCGTGAGGACCGCCTGGTGCACCGGGTGGGCCGGGTCGGGGTACTCGGCGGCGGCGTTGAGGAACGCGCAGCCCCGGAAGCCGGGGGAGCGGATGCCGTCCGCGATCGAGGCGGCGACCGCGCGGACGGTGTCGGCCGGTGGGCCGCCGGCGGTGCGGGCGGCCGCCACCTGGGCGCGGATGGCGTGGTCGGCTTCGGTCAGGTAGGCGACCAGCAGGTCGTCCTTGCTGGGGAAGTGCCGGTACAGCGTGGCGCGGGTGACGCCCGCGTCGGCGATGACCCGGTCGATGCCGACCGAGTGGAGTCCCTCGGTGTAGAACAGCCGGCTCGCCGAGGCGAGCAGCCGGGCTCGGGCTTCGGACACGTGAACTCCTGCCTCGCGGTGCTGCGCCCAGGCTAGCAGATAGAACGGTCGGTCTTGACGGACGCACCGTGCGCTGCCATAGTCCCCATCACGAGATAGAACGATCTGTCTACCTGATTCGGGAGCACCCATGACCACCCGCACCGTTCCCGCCGCCGGCACCGCGCAGTCCCTGCGGCGGCTCTACTTCGCCCGGTTCGCGTTCGCCGTCGTCTGGGCCGGCCTGCTGTTCACGACGGCGTCGAGCCTCGGCCCGGTCAGCGTCGCGCTGCTGGTGCTGTACCCGCTGTTCGACGTGGCCGCCGCCGTGGTCGACGCCCGGTCGTCCGGGGCCGGTCAGCCGGTCCTGGCGCTGTACGTGAACGTCGCGATCAGCCTGCTGGCGGGCGCCGGACTGGCCTTCGCGGTCTCGTCCGGCATCCCGGACGTCCTGCGCGTGTGGGGGAGCTGGGCCGTCGTGGCCGGCGCCGTCCAGCTCGCGGTCGGCGTCGCCCGCCGCGCACTGGGCGGGCAGTGGCCGATGATCCTCAGCGGCGGGATCTCCGTCCTGGCCGGCACTTCCTTCATCCTGCAGGCCACAAAGGACGGTGCGTCGCTGACGACGCTGGCCGGCTACGCGACGCTGGGCGGCGTCTTCTTCCTCGTCTCCGCGCTGCGGCTGGGTCGCGCGAACAAGGCCGCAGGCTAGGCCTCGGCGAGCAGTGCCGGGTCGGTCGCGACCGCCCGGAGCCGCGCCAGCATGATGCGGGCGACCCGGTCGTAGCGGCTGTCGTCGTCGAAGAGGACGGCGTCCTCGGCGGCGACGCGCGCCAGGGCGTCGAGCTCGAAGGCCAGGTCGGTCGGATCGAGGTCCGCGTCGATCTCGCCCAGTGTCTGCGCCTCGGAAGTCGTTGCCGCGTAAAGGGTTTGCCAGTCCTGGCGGGCGGCGGCGATGGTGTCCCGGACGCGGCCGGGGCGGGCGTCGAACTCGGCGGCCGCCCCGGTGAAGAAGCAGCCGCCGTCGAACACCGGCTGCCGCGTGTACCGCAGCCACGACTCGCCCAGTGCCCGGACGCGCCGGATTCCCGCGGGGGCCCGCCTGGCCGGCCGGACGACCTTCGCCGCGAAGACCTCGATCGCCGCCCGCACGGTCGCGAGCTGCAGCTCCTCCTTCGACCCGAAGAGCGCGAACACCCCGCTCTTGCTGACGTCGAGCTCGACGGCCAGCCGCCGCACGGACAGGCTTTCCAGTCCCTCCGCCGAGGCGATGTTCATCGCCCGGTCCAGGATGAGCTGCCGTGACTGCATGCCGCGCAAGACCCGCTTGTCCACGACGTGAGCATACCGGACGGACGTCCGTCCGCTCTCTTGCCTGGCTGAGCGTCGATGTCAGCAGGGTTTGTCGGACATGGGTCTGGTTCACCACGTGAAGTTCCAGTACGGTCGTCCACATTGTTTGACCGAAGGAGCTGGGCATGCGAGCGGTGCGTCAGGACGAGTGGGGTTCTCCGGACGGCATGAGACCGGTCGAGATCGCGGCGCCGGTGGGGGTGTTCGCGGAGGTCGTCGACTGCACCACGGCGGACGTCGCCGCCACGGTCCGGTGCCTCCGCCCGGGCGGGATCCTCGTCGACGCCCAGAGCGCGTGGACCCGCGGGATGCGGGAACGGGCGGCGGAACCGGGTGTCCGCGCGTCCGGGTTCCTGGTCGAGCCGGGCCACGTCGGTCTCGCCGCGCTGGCGGACCTGGTGCGCGAAGGCGCGCTGAGCGTGCACGTCGGCAGCGGACTGCCGCTCTCGCAAGCGGTCGAGGCGCCCAGGTTCGTCGAAAGCGGACGGACGGTCGGCAAGATCGTGCTGACCGCGGGCGGGGCGGCATGAGCCCGATGACCACGTTCGTCCTCGTCCACGGCGCCTGGCACGGGCCGTGGGCCTGGCACGGCGTCGCAGCCCACCTGCGGGCGGCGGGGATGCGCACGATCACCCCGGAACTCGGCGCGGGCGGCCTCCACGACGACGCCGGTGCGGTCGCCCGCGCCCTGCCCGCCGGCGAAGAAGTCGTGCTGGTCGGGCACAGCTACGCCGGCCTGGTCGTGCGGGAGGCGGCCGACGCGCGCCCGGACGCGGTCGGGCACGTCGTCCTGCTGGACGGCTGGGCCGGGCCGGACGGCGCGAGCCTGGTCGGCTTGGCGCCGGCCGCGTTCGGCCAGGCGATGCGGGCGGCCGCCGCGGCGAACGGCGACGGCCGGCTGATCCCGGCGCCGCCGCCGGCCGCGTTCGGCGTCACCGAACCGGATCTCGCCGCGTGGCTGGCCGCGCGCCTGCGGCCGCAGGCGCTGCGCACGTTCACCGAACCCACGCGGTTGACCGGCGCGGTCGACAGCATTCCCGGGACAGCTGTCCACTGCCGGCCGTCGACCTACCCGTTCGACCGGTTCGGGGAGGCGGTCGGGTACGCCACGCGCGCACTGGACGGGCCGCATGACGTGCCGCTCACCGACCCCGGGCTGGTCGCCCGTGCGCTCTTGGCGATCCCGGAGCCGCCGCGCACGGCCGTGCCGGGCCCGGCTAGGTTGCTCGGGTGAGTCTCCTCGATGACGTGGCCGAACGCGACGGCTGGCGCTGCTGGGTGTGCGACGAACCGGTCGACCCCGGCATGTCGGTGAACGACCCGCGGGGGCCCAGCGTCGACAGCCGGACCGCCGATCGCAAGGCGAAGGTCCCCGAACGGCTCGCGCACCGCGGGTGCAACACGCGCAAGGGCGCGGTCAAGGTGGTCATCGCCTGGCCGGACCGCCTGCACGTGGCCGAACCCGCGCCGCTGATCACCGTGGCCGGCCGGCTGGAACGCAAGGGCGGCCGCGAACTGGTGGCCCGCTGCCCGACCGAGCCGGACGCCCGGGAAGCGGCGGACTGGCTGGTGGACCGGTTCTCCCGCCTGGTGCCGGGACTGCCGGTGACCGCCGACGTCCAGCCGGGCGGCGGCCAGTTCCTCGTCATCCTGGCCGCCGGCCGGCGCTGACGCGTGGGTCAGCCGGCCCTCACGCGGCGCCGCCGGGCTGCCACGGGCCGCCCGCGTACCCGGACGGCGGGTACGCCGCCGCGCGCTTGGCGGCGCTGAGCCGGACGACGCCGAGGACCGCGTTGAGGACGAGGGCGATGAGCAGGAACGGAACCGCGATCAGCTGGATCACCCGGAACCCCATCGCTTCGGAAACCAGCTGGCCGATCACCGGTCCGAGCACGAGGGCGAGCACGGCGAGCCCGGCGGTCACCCCGGCGACGGCACCGCGCCGTTCGCGGAGCTTCAGGATCAGCGCGACCGCCGTGCCGGCGGCCGCGCCGGTGCCGAGCCCCGACAGGGCGCGGCCGGCCATCAGCAGGCCGCCGGCGTCGGCGAAGGCGGCCAGCAGGACGCCGAAGAGCAGGAAGCACGTCGCGGGCACGGCCACGGCCGTGGGGAAGCGGGCGCCGAGCAGCAGCCCCGCGACGGCGCTGAGCGCCGCCCCGGCCAGGTAGGCGACCAACCCGATCAGGAGCAGGCTCCGGCTCGACAGGCCCAGCGCCAGCTGGATCTCCGACAGGCCGTCGAACCGGTAGATCACCGTCAGCATGAACAGCCCGATCAGCGCGGTGAACCCGGGCCCGGACACCTGCCACCAGACCGGTGCGGTGACCGGGCGGGTGACATTCGGCGATGGTGGCGTCACGTACATGCGGTGACCGTATAACTTCGACGGCCCCCGCGTGCGGCGTTGTCGGAAGTCGGACAGGGCCCCGTTTTCGGTAAGGTGGAGCCCGCTGGTGGCAGGGGGTGGTCGACGTCGGACCAGGTCGGGTGACCGAGCCGGGCGGCTCCGCCGAGCGGGCCGAGGACATCGTCGCGCTGACCCGGCTGGCCACCGGGCCCGGCGCGGTCGGCGCGGTGCTCGACTGGCTCGCGACGCGCACCGGCGGCACGGCGGCCCTGCTCGGCGTCGATGGCGAAACCCTTGCGGTGCCCGCGAAGCGGCCCGCTCCCGGCCCGCCGGTCCTGGCCGCGGCCGCCGCCGCGGTGGCCGGCATGCACCGCAGCGGGACGCCGTCGGCGGTCCTCGGCGGCGAGCCGGGCCCGATCGACGTCGTCCGCCTCGATGCCGGTGACGAAGCCGCGCGGGCGGCGTACCTGGTCCTCACGAACCGGTCGGCGCATCGGCACAGCGTCCTGCTCGCCGACGCCGCCCGCCTCCTCGGCCTGTGCTGGCGGCTGGCGGAAGCCGACCGGGCCCGCCACCGGGTCGCGTCGGCGATGACGCTCAGCCGCGAGGCCGTGCTGCACCTGCTCATGATCGGCAGCCTCGCCGCCGCCCGGCGGATCGCCGCCACCCTGGGGCCCCGGCTGCCGAACGCGGCCCGCGTGTTCGTCGTGGAGTGCCCGGCCGGCCGGCGCCGCCAGGTCGGCGAGCAGATCGACCGCTTCGCACGGGGGCGGGCGTGGATCGTGCCCTGTCCCGTCCGGCCCCACCACCTGATCGCGCTCGTCCCGCCGCGGCGGGAGCAGCGCCTGGACCTGCTGCTCGCCGACCGCGTCCCGGAAGCTCGGATCGGCGCGAGCCAGGAGGTACCGCTGCGCGAG is a window from the Amycolatopsis sp. cg9 genome containing:
- a CDS encoding TetR/AcrR family transcriptional regulator gives rise to the protein MDKRVLRGMQSRQLILDRAMNIASAEGLESLSVRRLAVELDVSKSGVFALFGSKEELQLATVRAAIEVFAAKVVRPARRAPAGIRRVRALGESWLRYTRQPVFDGGCFFTGAAAEFDARPGRVRDTIAAARQDWQTLYAATTSEAQTLGEIDADLDPTDLAFELDALARVAAEDAVLFDDDSRYDRVARIMLARLRAVATDPALLAEA
- a CDS encoding zinc-binding dehydrogenase, encoding MRAVRQDEWGSPDGMRPVEIAAPVGVFAEVVDCTTADVAATVRCLRPGGILVDAQSAWTRGMRERAAEPGVRASGFLVEPGHVGLAALADLVREGALSVHVGSGLPLSQAVEAPRFVESGRTVGKIVLTAGGAA
- a CDS encoding TetR/AcrR family transcriptional regulator, whose protein sequence is MSEARARLLASASRLFYTEGLHSVGIDRVIADAGVTRATLYRHFPSKDDLLVAYLTEADHAIRAQVAAARTAGGPPADTVRAVAASIADGIRSPGFRGCAFLNAAAEYPDPAHPVHQAVLTHRHWFLETITELLAATGESAPEPAARHFVLLRDGAMAAGCLTDPAPICETFLRGVDGILTYRNAPGTAKN
- a CDS encoding helix-turn-helix domain-containing protein; translation: MTEPGGSAERAEDIVALTRLATGPGAVGAVLDWLATRTGGTAALLGVDGETLAVPAKRPAPGPPVLAAAAAAVAGMHRSGTPSAVLGGEPGPIDVVRLDAGDEAARAAYLVLTNRSAHRHSVLLADAARLLGLCWRLAEADRARHRVASAMTLSREAVLHLLMIGSLAAARRIAATLGPRLPNAARVFVVECPAGRRRQVGEQIDRFARGRAWIVPCPVRPHHLIALVPPRREQRLDLLLADRVPEARIGASQEVPLRETALGYEQAFHALAVARGVPGRYARFDRHTDLTPFLGGRGPAWAAGFLTPCLTHVPARRADPGAEELLATLNSWLTFDSGAVRHLKIHRNTLSARLRVLGTLLGLDLTRLADQSAAWLALRLHAARGTAAALEGTLDDLLATPAAVVWARSQLLPLDRAGLPAGTETLRAWLHADTRLPATAAALGISAPAVRKRLARIERALGRSLLHAPSARHELWLAMRALGTL
- a CDS encoding CHAT domain-containing protein gives rise to the protein MDDTNVRFTSETHERTYTCQTDGDGLHTATTTWLSQLLRDRADAVSGEGLKILGRHLYDRVFRGEVDLAFRQTFEKFRSRVKEGRANALRLVITFHPLAEDLTNLPWEFLYLTHQDGSGTFLTGESHSLVLTRVLSDQREFPDNPRDNLSILFALCTPDGTNEGTTKELQALFHDETALTARPLHQPTFSQLKKEISDLNPDIVHLVAHGEPGKIVLPRESDRIAADEARVEIDRSRRLPTEPIDRTELVDTSKLRELFGSTPPSLIFLHSCHGGGTDTETLYCTAVEIVRSGVPAVIAMQYDIGATEADIFAAAFYKALIDNQTIGQAVFEGRKQLAVREQYAWDHRDFGTPVIYLQRDIEIVKARHRSPRPERETRPPQGTCPRCSAETRAIYKLCAECSIPLVCPCSWQDAAAGCSCREDLQKPQSGRCPVCTHAFEVPRYQPDEPAGQPRALPRTPQPPGDGFERAS
- a CDS encoding esterase/lipase family protein; the protein is MTTFVLVHGAWHGPWAWHGVAAHLRAAGMRTITPELGAGGLHDDAGAVARALPAGEEVVLVGHSYAGLVVREAADARPDAVGHVVLLDGWAGPDGASLVGLAPAAFGQAMRAAAAANGDGRLIPAPPPAAFGVTEPDLAAWLAARLRPQALRTFTEPTRLTGAVDSIPGTAVHCRPSTYPFDRFGEAVGYATRALDGPHDVPLTDPGLVARALLAIPEPPRTAVPGPARLLG
- a CDS encoding MFS transporter, with translation MYVTPPSPNVTRPVTAPVWWQVSGPGFTALIGLFMLTVIYRFDGLSEIQLALGLSSRSLLLIGLVAYLAGAALSAVAGLLLGARFPTAVAVPATCFLLFGVLLAAFADAGGLLMAGRALSGLGTGAAAGTAVALILKLRERRGAVAGVTAGLAVLALVLGPVIGQLVSEAMGFRVIQLIAVPFLLIALVLNAVLGVVRLSAAKRAAAYPPSGYAGGPWQPGGAA